A region of Haliotis asinina isolate JCU_RB_2024 chromosome 9, JCU_Hal_asi_v2, whole genome shotgun sequence DNA encodes the following proteins:
- the LOC137296141 gene encoding protein rolling stone-like produces the protein MFIMGFRSEFRTCNFALNHNEPQRFVTSQWGHPRLYLSWRIFWALFHTSWLVSSMAYSTKVTSSPLGGAVWFIYLTNWTYLLLTISAVLDAVVIVFVRINRQDIIKGFTSHLPWYLKLSWLINSVVTEGSLHISALYWIFLFKDKTLTLLRFILHGMNSIYVLTNLLIVNMPVRVYHVIYPVIYGVIYTVFSVVYHILGGTNEKGEPYIYKILDWSKLKRTLPLVFLSTFVALPCLYLVVYFTHKLRIYIRSKCLKNNEDTRILDSSTERSDSECVRV, from the exons ATCATGGGTTTTAGAAGTGAATTCCGTACCTGCAACTTTGCACTGAACCACAATGAACCTCAGAGATTTGTCACATCTCAG TGGGGCCACCCCCGGTTGTACCTATCCTGGAGGATATTCTGGGCTCTGTTTCATACATCATGGCTGGTCAGTAGCATGGCGTATTCCACCAAAGTGACCTCATCACCGCTAGGTGGCGCTGTGTGGTTCATCTACCTCACCAACTGGACCTACCTCCTGCTGACCATCAGTGCTGTCCTGGACGCAGTCGTCATCGTGTTCGTCAGGATCAACAGACAGGACATTATAAAGG GTTTCACGTCTCACCTTCCGTGGTACTTGAAGCTATCCTGGCTCATCAACAGTGTCGTCACTGAAGGGAGTTTGCACATCAGCGCCCTCTACTGGATTTTTCTTTTCAAGG ATAAAACGTTGACCCTGCTGAGATTCATCCTGCACGGCATGAACTCCATCTACGTCTTGACCAACCTTCTCATCGTAAACATGCCAGTTCGTGTGTATCACGTGATCTACCCAGTAATCTATGGCGTCATCTACACAGTTTTTAGTGTCGTTTATCACATACTTGGTGGGACCAATGAAAAGGGAGAACCCTATATCTACAAGATTCTTGATTGGTCCAAACTGAAGCGGACCCTACCTCTTGTATTTCTGAGCACCTTTGTGGCTCTACCTTGTTTGTACTTGGTCGTTTATTTCACTCACAAACTTAGAATATACATTCgttcaaaatgtctgaaaaacaACGAGGATACAAGAATCCTTGATTCATCGACTGAAAGAAGTGACAGTGAATGTGTACGTGTTTGA